In the Raphanus sativus cultivar WK10039 unplaced genomic scaffold, ASM80110v3 Scaffold2826, whole genome shotgun sequence genome, GAACATAACAACACTTTATAAGATGTTCGTAGTATTATTAACAACACAGAGATTGTGTTTCTCTACTCCAAGCTTTGCTTCAAAGaagagaaccaaaaaaaaaaaaattaccaccAGAAGTTACCTTCGTACACTATGAATGCAGCTTCGTATACCCGTGGTTGGCGTTCGGGACGTGATCCTTTGGGAGCTGCCTTGTTTACTGTCAAAAGCCGTCCGTTCAgatcctgaaaaaaaaaacatgaataagATCATCACAGATGCTCAACAATGTTCTCACAAACAGAAAAATCAGAAGTTAACAGAGAAAACCCTCAACTTAACTCAGTTGCCAAAAATGTCTCAGAAACAACAGTTCAATACAAAACGTTCTTTCTAAGAGAAGAAAGATCAAGACTTTGGTTGGATTAAGAACAGATAATGCACCTTCTGAGCCAGGACCAAAGGAACAACATCCCTCCACCAATACATGCCAATAGTTCAGAAATGATTGATACACATATATGAACTTACATAACGATTGAACTTCTCAACAGCTGTTTCATTGTCACAAAACCAAACCCACGACTCTGGTTGGTTTCCCTGTTGTATATAACCTTCAACCAGGAGAATTCGAAGAACCAGTTAGTATTAGCAAACGCTATCTCTTTCACTAAACAACTGTAAGAATAACatcaactatataaatatactcAAGTATGATAATTCCATCTTGTTCTGTAAGTCGACATATATCAGTTCAATCCACACGATTCTGAACACTGCAAATAACTTGATCAGAACAAGAGATGCTCCAAACATTTAAAAGTCAAGATATCCATTAGACTCACAAAGGATGCAAATTGCAATGCACAGAACATACATGAACTTAAGCAATGCATGATGAACAGTACCGGCTTGCTCAAAGAGCATAGCCAAGGCCTGGCTCTCAACGTCATAAGCCAAGTTTCCAACGAAGAGCTTCGCTTCTTCCGGTGGCTCCGGGaagtctcctcctcctccttcgctcacgtctccttcctcttcttctggTTTCTACCAAGacatggatgatgatgatgattccaAGCATTTTACTCAAAGGTCTTTCCTTTTGACTCGTAACGATTCACAGAGCCTAAATCCAATccaaaagtttcaatctttttttttttgtttcaagtgAAATTGAAATTACAGAAATGTGAAATTGGAAAACCGAACCTGAAACAGAAGGAGACATTgagttgtgtttttttgtcGGAGACTGCTTAGTGATTTACATGCCGATCGTATAAACTCTCTTGATCTTCTCCATCTATGCATCATCATTTTCTCCTCCTTCCTTCACTCGAGAGGATAGCACAATTGTTGGgtgaaaaataaaaacccaAAGGAGCTATTTATAAAGGATCCTAGAATTCAGAGGGAGTAACCGAAGAGACTCCGTTAACTCCATGATTAAAGAGCAATAAGGTGTAGGGAGAGGATTGATTGAGGGACATCATCTCTTATACCCACCCTCCTTATCGGTCAATCTTTGAAAgacatgaaacaaaaaagaaaaaatataaaatggcGAATTGCTGGAATTTACAGTTAACCCTAAGGAAGGTAAACTATTTACGGGTTTTACCAAGTTTAACCGGAGGGAAAACCGAATCGAATTGAAATACGAACCAAAGATCATAAATTAGACTTAACCGTCCCCAATCCAACTTAAACCCTCCGATCCAATCTCGATTTTAACCATCTCGAACCCGAATCCAAATAACCACTCAATTTCGATTTAAACCAAGTGGAGTCTCTCCAATTTCCCCTTTATTCTTTATTTCTATTTCTCCCTCCCCCCCCTCTCTCTCAAACGGTTTCCCCTAAATTCGAAAACGTATCCCAACCCTAGAACATCCCACTTCGATTCCTTCGATTTCCCTTCGATTATTCACCGAAAACGTGTGAATCATGGTTGAAACTAGGCTGGGTAAGAGAAAGGATAGGCTTCCTCCAACGGATCCTCCTCCGCAAAAGAGCGGGACCTCGAAGAACTCGAAGAAGAACAAACCGAAGAActtgaagaagagaaaaacGACGGATGAGGAATCACCGGCGGTTGAATTTGTTGGAACCGTGGGAGTTGCGGAGGAGAATGAAGTAGAAGAACCGGCTAAGGATGTAGAAGATcgggagaaagagaaagaagaatcggagaaggagaaagaaagggaagaagaaaatggagacgaagatgaagaggaagaaggaaacagcgatgcatctcaagaagagaaagaagaaaatggagacgaagatgaagaggaagaaggaaacagcgatgcatctcaagaagataaagaagaaaatggagataaagatgaagatgaagaaggaaatAGCAATGAAGAAGTAGAGaacaaagatgaagaagaaatacaagaggaggaagagaacgGGACTCTCCCGACTCCCGAAGAGAACGGGACTCCCGAAGAGAACAGAGGTCAAAACGAAAATGAAAatcaagaagaaggagagaaggaACCCCCATTGGAAGCGGAATCAGGAAATGTTGATGGTGATGGTGACGGGGTTCTCGGGCAAGGAGAAGAGGTAATAACTGTAAAACTTGAATAGggtttaactaaatatattaggaaAGGCTCGGATAACTTAGGAGAACTATGTTTTAGTACTTGAATAACTGATGTAGAACACAATGTTACTTGCAGGAATTAGAGGCAACCGAGGCAATCAAACCGTTGAGGATGTACTTCTATGAGTCGGAGTACAAGAAACAAATAAAGATAGCGACCAAATGTTTCGTCAATGACGTTATGGTTACATTTGCTAATCTCAAACCGAAGATGAGTGATACTGAGAGGAAGTGGTTTGAGAAGCATCCACAATTCTGTCACGTGTTCCACATGGAGAAGGACTCAAACCACATGGTCCAAGGAATGTGGATGTTGCTATTGCGGACAGTGGATGGCTCGAAGAGGAAGGAAGTGTGGTTCATTGTGAATGGTGTTCCCATCCGCTATGGCCTGAGAGAACACGCTTTGATCTCAGGTCTTAGCTGCCGCAACTATCCACTTGGGTATAAGGAGTTTGGTGATAGAAAGTTCGTGAAGCGCCATTTTAAGAAGGGAGAATCAATAAGGCTTGAGGATGTCAAAGCGAAGCTGTTGGCTATGGGAGAACACAGAGACCGGCTGAAGATGatggttttgttctttttaggAAGTGTTATATGTGCGCAAACGAAAGTAGGAAAAGGCGCCAAAGATGTTTTGGAATTCTTCCAAAGAGCTGTGGACGATCTCGAGTTCTGCGAAAACTTTCCATGGGGGAGGTACTCGTTTGATTACATGGTTAAGGAGATATCGCACACCATGGATCATTTTGGAGGTCGGGTTAGAGAGAAGACTTTATGGCCACTTCCAGGTTTCTGTCTGCCACTGGAGGTAAGCAATTGAAGATAATTACCttatcatttattaatattattgtgttaagtgTTTGTACATGATTGGTATGTAGTTGCTTGCTTTTGAGGCAATTCCCAAGTTTGGATTGAAGTTCAGACAAGAGGTTGAAGACGTCGATATAGACTGTCCTAGGATGTGCAGATCAGTCTTTAAATCAGCAGGGATGAAAGGGTTCTCACTTTCAAAATTGAATCGGGAACTGGACAAAATAACGGTATGTTTCTTCTGCTACAATCTTGAaaatgttgtaatgtttcttGTGCTACAAACTTTGAAAATGTTGTAGCATTATACtaacatgtattattttttggttttactttTTTGGTATCAGTCAGGGGATATCCACAGCATCCTTCCTACCAAGACAGAAGAAGAAGTAGCTCTTTTGGAAGAGCTGACTGAAGAGGAGGACGACGTTGATGTCGATGATATTTCTATTGACAGTTGGGTAAAGCGTCTTGCAGAAGGACATTCAGTCTTTTTTGAAGAGATGTATGATGTAGACGTTGCTGCGCGTGATCCAAATGCACAAGAGGCTGTCGACGAAGATCAGGATGACGAAGATCAGGATGACGAAGTAGGTGGAGAGGAAGGAGGCGCAAgccagaagaagatgatggaggaGTTGATCAAACAAGTGAAAATGATTGGCACTCAGCTAAAGAGAGTTAAGAAGACAATGGACAAGTTTGAGGAAAGGATGGTGGTTCCGTTTGAGGCGTTTATGAAGAAAGCTATGGATGAAGGGCAAGGAAGCGGGGAGTGAAGAACTCGGTTATGTATTTTGTAAACTCGGTTATGTATTTTGTGGGAAGTTGGACCCattattttgttgttgtgtgGATGTTGGAAACCTCTTGACTTTTTAGGTATGTTGGATGGAACTTGTTCTTGTTATCATGGATGTTGCAATCTTGTTATCATGGATGTTGCAATCTTATATTTTGAATGTGCCTCTTAAGGAAAACTAGGAAAAGTAGGAGAACTTAATGAAAACTAGGACAACTAGGAGAACTTAATGAAAACTAGGAAAACTAGAAATACTAGGAAAACTATAAATACTAGGAAAACTAATTCTTCAACACCACACTTAAACTAAGCATACAATTCTTCAAACTTCCTAACAATgtcatcttcttcattttcgTCATTCCCGCCCTTccctgtcttcttcttctccaaatgACTTTTCATTTCAGAAATGGTCTTCTGTAATTGCTCAATCACTTTATTCTTCTCTCGGATTTCATCACGGGTTTGAAGCAATGCTCTCCTTTGCCATTCTGTACCATCCTCTTCATCGAACCAAGAGAAGTACTTGCATTCATTTCCAAGCTGCAATAAGGGGAAGGTCAAAATTCAAACCCAATTCAAATCCAGATTCCATTATATCCAGATTCCATCATATATTCATACCTTAAAGCGCGGACAGCCATAAAAGTGTCGACCAGGATTTTTGTCAGTCCAAGCTTGCCTTATTTTCGCTGGCAAGCCACAGTGACACAACCTCAGACAAGAAAATCGGCGGCTCCTTTGCGATAAAGacgaacccgaacccgaacccaCTTCCATCTTCACTTTTTCCATCTCACTTGCTCGGCGAGGGGGGGGGAAGAGAATTCGATTCtcgaaatagagagagagagagggagaggaaaTGGGGAAATGGGAGACCCGAAATAGAGAGAGAGGCTAGAGAAAAAGGGGAAAAAGTCAAACTGAAAGGGGCCCAACTGAAAGTGAGATATTAAAATGAGATAATTgcccaaaaaaaatttgttcttAGTTATACCCAAGATACTAGTATTCCCAACTTTGGTCATAGTTATATTTTTGTCGGTTTCTAATTTATTTAGTGTTACTAATCTATTTAAATTGGTTATCTAGTTTTACCTTCAATATTACTagtttaaattgttatttatataGTTCCATGCAATTATATTTAGCGAATAGATATAACTCGAAAGTTTCGTTTGTAAGATGTCTTTGGCCAACAAAGTGTTATTGGAATTGCAAGGTCTCGTAAGAGATACGTGAGAGTTTTTTTCCTAAATTTCAGAAATTGATAACCGAGTTTTGTTATAAATAGACAAGGAATCCAACAAAGATTTTTTTcctaaattacattaaaaatatattttctgctTACTTAGTAATTATTCATTATATAATCTgttaattttattctaaaattcagaaattacattaaaattcattaaaaatatattattcatttataaaagaaacatttaatttgtttgacaaaaaaaaataaacgttCTGAAATTGATAACCGAGTTTTGTTATAAATTGACTATACTCAAGTTTTACGCAGTTTTCCAAGTCATACAACACGACACAACACGAAATGAAACAAAGTTCCAGAGATTACAACATAAAATCAAGTACCCAAATGCATTACTCGAAATATGCATTACTCCAAATTCATCCAAATTTAAACCCTTTTCCTTCCTTGCCGCTTGATGCGATCTGGAGGTATGATCTTCACCTCCTTGATCTGATCTGGTACATTCCAAGAAGCCATGTCGGGCACAACATTAAGTGTTCTGGAATACGCCAAATGCCACATTTCCGTCCAGTAGTATTTTGAGCACAACTCATGGATATCAAGGCGCCTGCCATCAACATTCCTAGCGAAATAGATATAAGCTGCCAGTCCATGCAGACAAGGGAACTTTTCATAGTCCCACACCTTGCAAGTACAAGTTTTTCCAACCAAGGTCGCCCAAAACACCTTTCCTGCAGCGTCAGTGATCTCGTACTTAAGCTCGTAACTATCAAGTTCCCGCACAGGTAGCTTATGTGCAACAGCCCATAGATCGTGCAAGTAGTTCTCAACCCGAGGCACCAGTCTTGTATTCATTGATCTAGAAACAACATCCTTCCGTTGAGTGAACCAATCAGAGAATTTCCTAATGATACAATCCAGCATTGGTATTAAGGCCCACCTCGTTGCCTCTTTAAACACGTTCTTCATTGATCCCAGAGTGTTGCTTGTATCCAAGTTGTACCTATCACGTGGGAAAAAAACCCTTGCCCATTTGTCCTTTTCAATACCACATTCCTCCACATACTTGTACGCAGCAGGACATCTTATCTTAAATGAGTCGTAAGCAGAATTGAAGTCATCAACCGTGTAATATCTGCCCAACTCCATAAGTTTTTGCCCGACTATATTCTTGTTGACGTTACAAGCATGCAATTTCACCTTTTCCTTCAAATGCCATAAACAATGACCATGGTGAGCCTGTGGAAACACGTTTCCTATGGCGAAGATCAAGCTCTGATTTCTTGTACTAATGAAAACCAGTTCAGAAGAGTCTGGTATAACACTTTTAAGCATCTCGAAAAACCAAGTCCAACTAGCAAGATTCTCACCATCTACTACTGCAAACGCAAGTGGATACCTCTGACCATTAGGATCCTGAGCTTTCGCGAAAACTAAAACACCACCGTTCTTCAGACGTATCCCCTCCACAGCTATCACCTTCCTCATAACTGCAAACCCTTC is a window encoding:
- the LOC130506037 gene encoding 31 kDa ribonucleoprotein, chloroplastic-like, encoding MSPSVSGSVFQFHISKPEEEEGDVSEGGGGDFPEPPEEAKLFVGNLAYDVESQALAMLFEQAGTVHHALLKFMYVLCIAICILCYIQQGNQPESWVWFCDNETAVEKFNRYDLNGRLLTVNKAAPKGSRPERQPRVYEAAFIVYEGNFWW
- the LOC130506038 gene encoding uncharacterized protein At3g43530-like; this encodes MVETRLGKRKDRLPPTDPPPQKSGTSKNSKKNKPKNLKKRKTTDEESPAVEFVGTVGVAEENEVEEPAKDVEDREKEKEESEKEKEREEENGDEDEEEEGNSDASQEEKEENGDEDEEEEGNSDASQEDKEENGDKDEDEEGNSNEEVENKDEEEIQEEEENGTLPTPEENGTPEENRGQNENENQEEGEKEPPLEAESGNVDGDGDGVLGQGEEELEATEAIKPLRMYFYESEYKKQIKIATKCFVNDVMVTFANLKPKMSDTERKWFEKHPQFCHVFHMEKDSNHMVQGMWMLLLRTVDGSKRKEVWFIVNGVPIRYGLREHALISGLSCRNYPLGYKEFGDRKFVKRHFKKGESIRLEDVKAKLLAMGEHRDRLKMMVLFFLGSVICAQTKVGKGAKDVLEFFQRAVDDLEFCENFPWGRYSFDYMVKEISHTMDHFGGRVREKTLWPLPGFCLPLELLAFEAIPKFGLKFRQEVEDVDIDCPRMCRSVFKSAGMKGFSLSKLNRELDKITSGDIHSILPTKTEEEVALLEELTEEEDDVDVDDISIDSWVKRLAEGHSVFFEEMYDVDVAARDPNAQEAVDEDQDDEDQDDEVGGEEGGASQKKMMEELIKQVKMIGTQLKRVKKTMDKFEERMVVPFEAFMKKAMDEGQGSGE
- the LOC108836685 gene encoding uncharacterized protein LOC108836685, yielding DTMSNHVRDIPGSPKESYKMLYSYLYMLEQVNPGTKTCLKLDDISKFEYLFIALGACIEGFAVMRKVIAVEGIRLKNGGVLVFAKAQDPNGQRYPLAFAVVDGENLASWTWFFEMLKSVIPDSSELVFISTRNQSLIFAIGNVFPQAHHGHCLWHLKEKVKLHACNVNKNIVGQKLMELGRYYTVDDFNSAYDSFKIRCPAAYKYVEECGIEKDKWARVFFPRDRYNLDTSNTLGSMKNVFKEATRWALIPMLDCIIRKFSDWFTQRKDVVSRSMNTRLVPRVENYLHDLWAVAHKLPVRELDSYELKYEITDAAGKVFWATLVGKTCTCKVWDYEKFPCLHGLAAYIYFARNVDGRRLDIHELCSKYYWTEMWHLAYSRTLNVVPDMASWNVPDQIKEVKIIPPDRIKRQGRKRLGNECKYFSWFDEEDGTEWQRRALLQTRDEIREKNKVIEQLQKTISEMKSHLEKKKTGKGGNDENEEDDIVRKFEELYA